Proteins encoded together in one Miscanthus floridulus cultivar M001 chromosome 16, ASM1932011v1, whole genome shotgun sequence window:
- the LOC136512995 gene encoding E3 ubiquitin-protein ligase CHIP-like isoform X2, with protein sequence MAAGGDGVARQAELRRIEGNVCFKKARLGAAIDCYTEAIALCPDVAVYWMNRALCHFKLKEWAKVEEDSRKALALDHTLVKGHYLLGCALLEKEESALAIKEFEKVPHLSLALILLKSTNSTDEMAEEIWQVLAKAKYLDWEKHSTERLWRMQSLKEACESALQEHHFLTGTLEEDSNGSSNEYSEQFKLLSEVFSQATIADTPADITFEIFRDPVITPSGVTYERATLVEHLHKVGNFDPVTREPLKEHQLVPNLAIKEAVQAYLKEHSWAYKLN encoded by the exons ATGGCGGCGGGCGGGGACGGCGTGGCTCGGCAGGCGGAGCTCCGCCGGATCGAGGGCAACGTCTGCTTCAAGAAGGCCCGTCTCGGCGCCGCCATCGACTGCTACACCGAG GCAATTGCGCTCTGCCCCGACGTCGCCGTCTACTGGATGAATCGGGCCCTGTGCCATTTCAAGCTCAA GGAGTGGGCCAAGGTCGAAGAGGACAGCAGGAAGGCTCTCGCGCTTGATCACACTTTAGTCAAG GGGCACTATCTGCTGGGGTGTGCACTGCTCGAGAAGGAAGAGTCTGCTCTTGCTATCAAGGAATTCGAAAAGGTTCCTCATTTGTCCCTT GCTCTAATTCTCTTGAAGTCCACGAATTCAACGGATGAAATGGCCGAGGAAATTTGGCAGGTCCTTGCAAAGGCAAAATACTTAGATTGGGAGAAGCATTCCACTGAACGACTATGGAGGATGCAAAGTCTGAA GGAAGCTTGTGAAAGTGCTCTGCAGGAGCATCACTTTCTTACTGGTACACTTGAGGAAGACTCCAATGGGTCAAGCAATGAGTATTCAGAGCAATTCAAACTGCTATCGGAGGTCTTCAGCCAAGCGACAATTGCCGATACACCAGCGGAT ATAACTTTCGAGATTTTTCGAGATCCAGTGATCACACCCAGTGGTGTAACATATGAGAGGGCTACACTTGTTGAACATCTCCACAAG GTTGGCAATTTCGACCCGGTGACACGAGAGCCTTTGAAAGAGCATCAGCTGGTTCCGAATCTAGCCATCAAGGAAGCAGTGCAGGCCTACCTGAAGGAGCACAGCTGGGCTTACAAGCTGAACTGA
- the LOC136514260 gene encoding uncharacterized protein isoform X2 — protein sequence MVIWSCSSCLRGFIPRAAWRRHYPLLSPRPTASPPIHHFSSSSARRSTKKSAAKAPMHSSILAAKAPMDSSREPFYVIRKGDVIGIYKTLSDCQAQVSNSVCDPPVTVYKGYSLRKETEEYLAARGLRNAVYSIDAADARDELFGDLVPCPFQQPDETKQSTLKMSQEMETRLSQHSKAADLETLPDSELSCILEFDGACKGNPGKSGAGVIIRRLDGSVIALLREGLGVMTNNAAEYRALILGLNYASKKGFKYIRCQGDSKLVCNQEFNSDADVQANFGTQLAVDEVQELSVC from the exons ATGGTGATTTGGAGTTGCTCTTCTTGTCTCCGTGGATTCATTCCCAGAGCGGCATGGAGGAGGCACTACCCACTCTTGTCTCCCAGGCCTACTGCATCGCCGCCTATCCAccacttctcctcctcctccgctcgACGGTCCACCAAGAAATCTGCCGCAAAGGCGCCAATGCACTCCTCCATTCTTGCCGCAAAGGCGCCAATGGACTCTTCCAGAGAGCCCTTCTATGTCATCCGCAAAGGGGATGTCATTGGCATCTACAAGACCCTCAGTGATTGCCAAGCCCAAGTCAGCAATTCG GTATGTGACCCTCCAGTCACTGTCTACAAAGGCTATTCTCTGCGTAAAGAAACTGAGGAATATCTTGCTGCGCGTGGGTTAAGGAACGCTGTCTATTCCATTGATGCAGCAGATGCAAGGGACGAATTGTTTGGCGATCTGGTTCCCTGCCCTTTCCAG CAAcctgatgaaaccaaacaatcTACTTTGAAAATGTCACAGGAGATG GAAACCAGACTGTCACAGCATTCCAAAGCTGCTGATCTGGAAACATTACCTGATAGTGAA CtctcttgtattcttgaatttgACGGAGCTTGTAAAGGAAATCCTGGGAAATCAGGTGCTGGAGTCATAATTCGGCGGTTAGATGGATCTGTG ATTGCTCTACTACGTGAGGGTTTGGGTGTTATGACCAACAACGCTGCTGAATATCGTGCATTGATCCTGGGGCTAAATTATGCTTCCAAGAAGGGATTCAAGTATATTCGTTGTCAAGGTGATTCTAAGCTTGTCTGTAACCAG GAATTCAACTCGGATGCTGACGTTCAAGCTAACTTTGGAACCCAACTTGCTG TTGATGAAGTTCAAGAGCTGTCCGTTTGTTGA
- the LOC136514259 gene encoding methionine S-methyltransferase isoform X2 — translation MAAPAGGDKDVDAFLADCTPSGDAAYGAAKAVLERLHAPATRPAARRLLGAVRRRFAASRAAGEECFRTFHFRIHDVVLDPHVQGFQQRKKLTMMEIPSIFIPEDWSFTFYEGLNRHPDSIFRDKTVAELGCGNGWISIALAEKWCPSKVYGLDINPRAVKIAWINLYLNALDDDGLPIYDGEGKTLLDRVEFYESDLLSYCRDNKIELDRIVGCIPQILNPNPEAMSKIVTENSSEEFLYSLSNYCALQGFVEDQFGLGLIARAVEEGISVIKPSGIMVFNMGGRPGQGVCERLFRRRGFRITKLWQTKIMQAADTDISALVEIEKNSRHRFEFFMDLVGDQPICARTAWAYLKSGGRISHALSVYSCQLRQPNQVKKIFEFLKDGFHEVSSSLDLSFDDDSVADEKIPFLAYLASFLKENKSNPCEPPAGCLNFRKLVAGFMKNYHHIPLTPDNVVVFPSRAVAIENALQLFSPALAIVDEHLTRHLPKQWLTSLAIEGSADCNHADGTVTVIEAPRQSDLLIALIRKLKPQVVVTGMAQFEAITSAAFENLLNVTKDVGSRLFLDISEHLELSSLPSSNGVLKYLAGKTLPSHAAILCGLVKNQVYSDLEVAFAISEDAAVYKALSQTIELLEGHTSLISQHYYGCLFHELLAFQIADRHPQQERQPAEVIPQQMIGFSDPAMSTLKAAEFFVPDSAESNIIHMDLDRSFLPVPSAVNASVFESFVRQNITDSETDVHSSIQQLVKDSYGLSADGCSEIIYGNTSLALFNKLVLCCMQEQGTLLFPLGTNGHYVSAAKFVNASTLTIPTNFGTGFRIEPKVLADTLKNVSRPWVYISGPTINPTGFLYSDNDIQELLSVCAEYGARVVIDTSFSGLEYQTDGWSKWNLEGCLSSLKPSKPSFSVVLLGELSFELTAAGHDFGFVILSDSSLAETFHSFPSLSRPHITLKYTFKKLLGLKNQKDEHFSNLMVEQKEELKNRANHLIKTLESCGWDVAIGCGGISMLAKPTAYIGKPFKADGFEGKLDASNIREAILKATGLCINSSSWTGIPDYCRFSFALESGKFERAMGCMARFKELVLGGSGQAQMNGV, via the exons ATGGCGGCGCCGGCGGGCGGGGACAAGGACGTCGACGCCTTCCTCGCGGACTGCACGCCCTCGGGCGACGCCGCGTACGGCGCCGCCAAGGCCGTGCTCGAGCGCCTCCATGCCCCCGCCACCCGCCCCGCCGCTCGCCGCCTCCTGGGCGCCGTCCGCCGACGCTTCGCCGCCTCCCGCGCCGCGGGGGAGGAGTGCTTCCGCACCTTCCACTTCCGCATCCACGACGTCGTCCTCGACCCACACGTACAAG GTTTCCAACAAAGGAAGAAGCTGACAATGATGGAGATACCAAGCATCTTCATTCCTGAAGATTGGTCCTTCACTTTCTACGAGGGCCTCAACCGTCATCCAGACTCCATTTTCAGGGATAAGACAGTAGCTGAGCTGGGATGTGGCAACGGTTGGATATCCATTGCTCTTGCAGAAAAGTGGTGCCCTTCAAAG GTCTATGGTCTTGATATAAACCCAAGAGCTGTGAAGATTGCATGGATAAACCTGTACTTGAACGCATTAGATGACGATGGTCTCCCAATATATGATGGGGAGGGGAAAACGTTGCTCGATAGAGTTGAATTCTATGAATCGGATCTCCTTTCTTACTGTAGAGACAACAAGATAGAGCTTGATCGCATTGTTGGATGCATACCACAG ATTCTCAACCCAAATCCAGAGGCGATGTCAAAGATTGTAACAGAGAATTCAAGTGAGGAGTTCTTGTACTCCTTGAGTAACTACTGTGCTCTTCAG GGTTTCGTCGAGGACCAGTTTGGCCTTGGGTTGATTGCACGGGCGGTGGAAGAAGGGATATCTGTCATAAAGCCTTCAGGTATTATGGTATTCAACATgggaggtcgaccaggacaggGTGTCTGTGAACGTCTATTTCGACGGCGTGGTTTTCGCATCACTAAGCTCTGGCAAACCAAAATTATGCAG GCTGCTGACACAGATATTTCAGCTTTGGTTGAAATTGAGAAAAATAGCAGGCATCGCTTTGAGTTCTTCATGGATCTTGTTGGGGATCAGCCTATCTGTGCTCGCACAGCCTGGGCATACTTGAAATCTGGTGGCCGCATTTCACATGCTTTGTCTGTGTATAGCTGTCAACTTCGCCAGCCCAACCAG GTGAAGAAAATATTTGAGTTTCTTAAAGATGGATTCCATGAAGTAAGCAGTTCCCTTGATTTATCCTTTGACGACGATTCTGTAGCTGACGAAAAAATCCCCTTCCTAGCATACCTTGCTAGTTTTCTGAAAGAGAATAAGTCAAATCCCTGTGAGCCACCAGCTGGATGTCTAAACTTTAGGAAACTTGTTGCTGGATTTATGAAGAACTACCATCACATTCCTCTAACTCCTGAT AATGTCGTTGTGTTCCCTTCTCGCGCTGTGGCAATAGAGAATGCTCTTCAATTGTTCTCACCGGCGCTTGCAATTGTTGATGAACATTTGACCAGACACTTGCCCAAGCAATGGTTAACATCCTTAGCAATTGAG GGAAGTGCAGATTGTAATCATGCCGACGGTACAGTCACTGTAATTGAGGCACCACGCCAATCAGATTTACTGATTGCGTTGATCAGGAAGCTGAAGCCTCAGGTGGTTGTTACTGGCATGGCTCAATTTGAGGCTATCACCAGTGCTGCTTTTGAGAACTTACTAAACGTAACAAAAGATGTTGGCTCCCGGTTGTTCCTGGATATTTCTGAGCATTTGGAGTTGTCTAGTCTGCCAAGCTCTAATGGCGTATTGAAATATCTTGCTGGAAAGACATTACCATCGCATGCAGCTATACTGTGTGGTTTAGTAAAAAATCAG GTGTATTCTGATCTGGAAGTTGCTTTTGCCATTTCCGAAGATGCAGCTGTATATAAAGCGTTATCACAAACTATTGAGCTATTGGAAGGCCACACTTCTCTGATCAGCCAGCACTATTACGGCTGCCTTTTCCATGAGCTTCTGGCATTTCAAATTGCTGACCGGCATCCACAGCAAGAG AGACAACCTGCAGAAGTGATACCTCAGCAGATGATAGGATTTTCTGATCCAGCTATGTCTACCCTAAAGGCTGCTGAATTTTTCGTTCCTGATTCAGCTGAATCCAACATTATTCACATGGATTTAGATCGCAGCTTTCTGCCAGTACCTTCTGCAGTGAATGCCTCTGTTTTTGAAAGTTTTGTCAGGCAGAACATCACTGATTCTGAAACTGATGTCCATTCCAGCATCCAACAGCTGGTGAAAGATAGCTATGGTTTATCAGCAGATGGTTGTTCAGAAATTATCTATGGCAACACCTCCCTAGCACTCTTCAACAAGCTTGTTCTTTGTTGCATGCAAGAACAGGGCACCTTGCTTTTCCCCTTGGGCACCAATGGCCATTACGTCTCTGCAGCAAAGTTTGTGAACGCAAGCACCTTGACTATACCGACGAATTTTGGTACAGGATTCAGGATTGAACCAAAGGTTCTAGCTGACACTCTTAAGAATGTATCTCGGCCATGGGTGTATATTTCTGGCCCCACGATCAACCCTACTGGTTTTCTGTACAGTGACAATGATATTCAAGAGCTGCTCTCTGTATGCGCTGAATATGGAGCTAGGGTAGTGATAGATACCTCCTTCTCTGGCCTGGAGTACCAAACTGATGGCTGGAGTAAGTGGAATCTGGAAGGATGCCTTTCCTCTTTGAAACCTTCAAAGCCATCATTCTCTGTGGTCCTGCTTGGAGAGCTGTCCTTTGAGCTGACTGCAGCAGGGCATGACTTTGGGTTTGTGATATTGAGCGACTCATCACTGGCTGAGACGTTTCATAGTTTCCCCAGCTTGAGTCGGCCACACATCACATTGAAGTACACTTTCAAAAAGCTACTGGGCCTTAAGAACCAGAAGGATGAGCATTTCTCCAATCTAATGGTGGAGCAGAAGGAGGAACTGAAGAATCGCGCCAACCACTTGATAAAG ACTCTGGAGAGCTGTGGCTGGGATGTTGCCATTGGTTGCGGTGGCATCTCAATGCTGGCGAAGCCCACTGCCTACATCGGGAAGCCCTTCAAAGCTGATGGTTTCGAGGGCAAGCTGGATGCGAGCAACATCAGGGAAGCCATCCTCAAGGCCACTGGGCTCTGCATAAACAGCAGCTCCTGGACGGGGATCCCCGACTACTGCCGTTTCAGCTTTGCTCTGGAGAGCGGCAAATTCGAGCGTGCAATGGGATGCATGGCTCGGTTCAAGGAGTTGGTTCTGGGAGGGAGTGGCCAGGCTCAGATGAATGGTGTGTGA
- the LOC136514259 gene encoding methionine S-methyltransferase isoform X1 has protein sequence MGSVGVVEADDSSSVVKEFLQRCEPSGDAAYGELRSLLARLHDPATRRDARVFLAALRHQQQQQQQSSSSAGGGGDRTHENFFRRFGFRIQEVLLQDPTTTDITASTNAAGFQQRKKLTMMEIPSIFIPEDWSFTFYEGLNRHPDSIFRDKTVAELGCGNGWISIALAEKWCPSKVYGLDINPRAVKIAWINLYLNALDDDGLPIYDGEGKTLLDRVEFYESDLLSYCRDNKIELDRIVGCIPQILNPNPEAMSKIVTENSSEEFLYSLSNYCALQGFVEDQFGLGLIARAVEEGISVIKPSGIMVFNMGGRPGQGVCERLFRRRGFRITKLWQTKIMQAADTDISALVEIEKNSRHRFEFFMDLVGDQPICARTAWAYLKSGGRISHALSVYSCQLRQPNQVKKIFEFLKDGFHEVSSSLDLSFDDDSVADEKIPFLAYLASFLKENKSNPCEPPAGCLNFRKLVAGFMKNYHHIPLTPDNVVVFPSRAVAIENALQLFSPALAIVDEHLTRHLPKQWLTSLAIEGSADCNHADGTVTVIEAPRQSDLLIALIRKLKPQVVVTGMAQFEAITSAAFENLLNVTKDVGSRLFLDISEHLELSSLPSSNGVLKYLAGKTLPSHAAILCGLVKNQVYSDLEVAFAISEDAAVYKALSQTIELLEGHTSLISQHYYGCLFHELLAFQIADRHPQQERQPAEVIPQQMIGFSDPAMSTLKAAEFFVPDSAESNIIHMDLDRSFLPVPSAVNASVFESFVRQNITDSETDVHSSIQQLVKDSYGLSADGCSEIIYGNTSLALFNKLVLCCMQEQGTLLFPLGTNGHYVSAAKFVNASTLTIPTNFGTGFRIEPKVLADTLKNVSRPWVYISGPTINPTGFLYSDNDIQELLSVCAEYGARVVIDTSFSGLEYQTDGWSKWNLEGCLSSLKPSKPSFSVVLLGELSFELTAAGHDFGFVILSDSSLAETFHSFPSLSRPHITLKYTFKKLLGLKNQKDEHFSNLMVEQKEELKNRANHLIKTLESCGWDVAIGCGGISMLAKPTAYIGKPFKADGFEGKLDASNIREAILKATGLCINSSSWTGIPDYCRFSFALESGKFERAMGCMARFKELVLGGSGQAQMNGV, from the exons GTTTCCAACAAAGGAAGAAGCTGACAATGATGGAGATACCAAGCATCTTCATTCCTGAAGATTGGTCCTTCACTTTCTACGAGGGCCTCAACCGTCATCCAGACTCCATTTTCAGGGATAAGACAGTAGCTGAGCTGGGATGTGGCAACGGTTGGATATCCATTGCTCTTGCAGAAAAGTGGTGCCCTTCAAAG GTCTATGGTCTTGATATAAACCCAAGAGCTGTGAAGATTGCATGGATAAACCTGTACTTGAACGCATTAGATGACGATGGTCTCCCAATATATGATGGGGAGGGGAAAACGTTGCTCGATAGAGTTGAATTCTATGAATCGGATCTCCTTTCTTACTGTAGAGACAACAAGATAGAGCTTGATCGCATTGTTGGATGCATACCACAG ATTCTCAACCCAAATCCAGAGGCGATGTCAAAGATTGTAACAGAGAATTCAAGTGAGGAGTTCTTGTACTCCTTGAGTAACTACTGTGCTCTTCAG GGTTTCGTCGAGGACCAGTTTGGCCTTGGGTTGATTGCACGGGCGGTGGAAGAAGGGATATCTGTCATAAAGCCTTCAGGTATTATGGTATTCAACATgggaggtcgaccaggacaggGTGTCTGTGAACGTCTATTTCGACGGCGTGGTTTTCGCATCACTAAGCTCTGGCAAACCAAAATTATGCAG GCTGCTGACACAGATATTTCAGCTTTGGTTGAAATTGAGAAAAATAGCAGGCATCGCTTTGAGTTCTTCATGGATCTTGTTGGGGATCAGCCTATCTGTGCTCGCACAGCCTGGGCATACTTGAAATCTGGTGGCCGCATTTCACATGCTTTGTCTGTGTATAGCTGTCAACTTCGCCAGCCCAACCAG GTGAAGAAAATATTTGAGTTTCTTAAAGATGGATTCCATGAAGTAAGCAGTTCCCTTGATTTATCCTTTGACGACGATTCTGTAGCTGACGAAAAAATCCCCTTCCTAGCATACCTTGCTAGTTTTCTGAAAGAGAATAAGTCAAATCCCTGTGAGCCACCAGCTGGATGTCTAAACTTTAGGAAACTTGTTGCTGGATTTATGAAGAACTACCATCACATTCCTCTAACTCCTGAT AATGTCGTTGTGTTCCCTTCTCGCGCTGTGGCAATAGAGAATGCTCTTCAATTGTTCTCACCGGCGCTTGCAATTGTTGATGAACATTTGACCAGACACTTGCCCAAGCAATGGTTAACATCCTTAGCAATTGAG GGAAGTGCAGATTGTAATCATGCCGACGGTACAGTCACTGTAATTGAGGCACCACGCCAATCAGATTTACTGATTGCGTTGATCAGGAAGCTGAAGCCTCAGGTGGTTGTTACTGGCATGGCTCAATTTGAGGCTATCACCAGTGCTGCTTTTGAGAACTTACTAAACGTAACAAAAGATGTTGGCTCCCGGTTGTTCCTGGATATTTCTGAGCATTTGGAGTTGTCTAGTCTGCCAAGCTCTAATGGCGTATTGAAATATCTTGCTGGAAAGACATTACCATCGCATGCAGCTATACTGTGTGGTTTAGTAAAAAATCAG GTGTATTCTGATCTGGAAGTTGCTTTTGCCATTTCCGAAGATGCAGCTGTATATAAAGCGTTATCACAAACTATTGAGCTATTGGAAGGCCACACTTCTCTGATCAGCCAGCACTATTACGGCTGCCTTTTCCATGAGCTTCTGGCATTTCAAATTGCTGACCGGCATCCACAGCAAGAG AGACAACCTGCAGAAGTGATACCTCAGCAGATGATAGGATTTTCTGATCCAGCTATGTCTACCCTAAAGGCTGCTGAATTTTTCGTTCCTGATTCAGCTGAATCCAACATTATTCACATGGATTTAGATCGCAGCTTTCTGCCAGTACCTTCTGCAGTGAATGCCTCTGTTTTTGAAAGTTTTGTCAGGCAGAACATCACTGATTCTGAAACTGATGTCCATTCCAGCATCCAACAGCTGGTGAAAGATAGCTATGGTTTATCAGCAGATGGTTGTTCAGAAATTATCTATGGCAACACCTCCCTAGCACTCTTCAACAAGCTTGTTCTTTGTTGCATGCAAGAACAGGGCACCTTGCTTTTCCCCTTGGGCACCAATGGCCATTACGTCTCTGCAGCAAAGTTTGTGAACGCAAGCACCTTGACTATACCGACGAATTTTGGTACAGGATTCAGGATTGAACCAAAGGTTCTAGCTGACACTCTTAAGAATGTATCTCGGCCATGGGTGTATATTTCTGGCCCCACGATCAACCCTACTGGTTTTCTGTACAGTGACAATGATATTCAAGAGCTGCTCTCTGTATGCGCTGAATATGGAGCTAGGGTAGTGATAGATACCTCCTTCTCTGGCCTGGAGTACCAAACTGATGGCTGGAGTAAGTGGAATCTGGAAGGATGCCTTTCCTCTTTGAAACCTTCAAAGCCATCATTCTCTGTGGTCCTGCTTGGAGAGCTGTCCTTTGAGCTGACTGCAGCAGGGCATGACTTTGGGTTTGTGATATTGAGCGACTCATCACTGGCTGAGACGTTTCATAGTTTCCCCAGCTTGAGTCGGCCACACATCACATTGAAGTACACTTTCAAAAAGCTACTGGGCCTTAAGAACCAGAAGGATGAGCATTTCTCCAATCTAATGGTGGAGCAGAAGGAGGAACTGAAGAATCGCGCCAACCACTTGATAAAG ACTCTGGAGAGCTGTGGCTGGGATGTTGCCATTGGTTGCGGTGGCATCTCAATGCTGGCGAAGCCCACTGCCTACATCGGGAAGCCCTTCAAAGCTGATGGTTTCGAGGGCAAGCTGGATGCGAGCAACATCAGGGAAGCCATCCTCAAGGCCACTGGGCTCTGCATAAACAGCAGCTCCTGGACGGGGATCCCCGACTACTGCCGTTTCAGCTTTGCTCTGGAGAGCGGCAAATTCGAGCGTGCAATGGGATGCATGGCTCGGTTCAAGGAGTTGGTTCTGGGAGGGAGTGGCCAGGCTCAGATGAATGGTGTGTGA
- the LOC136512995 gene encoding E3 ubiquitin-protein ligase CHIP-like isoform X1 yields MAAGGDGVARQAELRRIEGNVCFKKARLGAAIDCYTEAIALCPDVAVYWMNRALCHFKLKEWAKVEEDSRKALALDHTLVKGHYLLGCALLEKEESALAIKEFEKVPHLSLALILLKSTNSTDEMAEEIWQVLAKAKYLDWEKHSTERLWRMQSLKEACESALQEHHFLTGTLEEDSNGSSNEYSEQFKLLSEVFSQATIADTPADVPDYLCCQITFEIFRDPVITPSGVTYERATLVEHLHKVGNFDPVTREPLKEHQLVPNLAIKEAVQAYLKEHSWAYKLN; encoded by the exons ATGGCGGCGGGCGGGGACGGCGTGGCTCGGCAGGCGGAGCTCCGCCGGATCGAGGGCAACGTCTGCTTCAAGAAGGCCCGTCTCGGCGCCGCCATCGACTGCTACACCGAG GCAATTGCGCTCTGCCCCGACGTCGCCGTCTACTGGATGAATCGGGCCCTGTGCCATTTCAAGCTCAA GGAGTGGGCCAAGGTCGAAGAGGACAGCAGGAAGGCTCTCGCGCTTGATCACACTTTAGTCAAG GGGCACTATCTGCTGGGGTGTGCACTGCTCGAGAAGGAAGAGTCTGCTCTTGCTATCAAGGAATTCGAAAAGGTTCCTCATTTGTCCCTT GCTCTAATTCTCTTGAAGTCCACGAATTCAACGGATGAAATGGCCGAGGAAATTTGGCAGGTCCTTGCAAAGGCAAAATACTTAGATTGGGAGAAGCATTCCACTGAACGACTATGGAGGATGCAAAGTCTGAA GGAAGCTTGTGAAAGTGCTCTGCAGGAGCATCACTTTCTTACTGGTACACTTGAGGAAGACTCCAATGGGTCAAGCAATGAGTATTCAGAGCAATTCAAACTGCTATCGGAGGTCTTCAGCCAAGCGACAATTGCCGATACACCAGCGGAT GTGCCCGATTACCTTTGCTGTCAGATAACTTTCGAGATTTTTCGAGATCCAGTGATCACACCCAGTGGTGTAACATATGAGAGGGCTACACTTGTTGAACATCTCCACAAG GTTGGCAATTTCGACCCGGTGACACGAGAGCCTTTGAAAGAGCATCAGCTGGTTCCGAATCTAGCCATCAAGGAAGCAGTGCAGGCCTACCTGAAGGAGCACAGCTGGGCTTACAAGCTGAACTGA
- the LOC136512995 gene encoding E3 ubiquitin-protein ligase CHIP-like isoform X3 yields MAAGGDGVARQAELRRIEGNVCFKKARLGAAIDCYTEAIALCPDVAVYWMNRALCHFKLKEWAKVEEDSRKALALDHTLVKGHYLLGCALLEKEESALAIKEFEKALILLKSTNSTDEMAEEIWQVLAKAKYLDWEKHSTERLWRMQSLKEACESALQEHHFLTGTLEEDSNGSSNEYSEQFKLLSEVFSQATIADTPADVPDYLCCQITFEIFRDPVITPSGVTYERATLVEHLHKVGNFDPVTREPLKEHQLVPNLAIKEAVQAYLKEHSWAYKLN; encoded by the exons ATGGCGGCGGGCGGGGACGGCGTGGCTCGGCAGGCGGAGCTCCGCCGGATCGAGGGCAACGTCTGCTTCAAGAAGGCCCGTCTCGGCGCCGCCATCGACTGCTACACCGAG GCAATTGCGCTCTGCCCCGACGTCGCCGTCTACTGGATGAATCGGGCCCTGTGCCATTTCAAGCTCAA GGAGTGGGCCAAGGTCGAAGAGGACAGCAGGAAGGCTCTCGCGCTTGATCACACTTTAGTCAAG GGGCACTATCTGCTGGGGTGTGCACTGCTCGAGAAGGAAGAGTCTGCTCTTGCTATCAAGGAATTCGAAAAG GCTCTAATTCTCTTGAAGTCCACGAATTCAACGGATGAAATGGCCGAGGAAATTTGGCAGGTCCTTGCAAAGGCAAAATACTTAGATTGGGAGAAGCATTCCACTGAACGACTATGGAGGATGCAAAGTCTGAA GGAAGCTTGTGAAAGTGCTCTGCAGGAGCATCACTTTCTTACTGGTACACTTGAGGAAGACTCCAATGGGTCAAGCAATGAGTATTCAGAGCAATTCAAACTGCTATCGGAGGTCTTCAGCCAAGCGACAATTGCCGATACACCAGCGGAT GTGCCCGATTACCTTTGCTGTCAGATAACTTTCGAGATTTTTCGAGATCCAGTGATCACACCCAGTGGTGTAACATATGAGAGGGCTACACTTGTTGAACATCTCCACAAG GTTGGCAATTTCGACCCGGTGACACGAGAGCCTTTGAAAGAGCATCAGCTGGTTCCGAATCTAGCCATCAAGGAAGCAGTGCAGGCCTACCTGAAGGAGCACAGCTGGGCTTACAAGCTGAACTGA
- the LOC136514260 gene encoding uncharacterized protein isoform X1, whose protein sequence is MVIWSCSSCLRGFIPRAAWRRHYPLLSPRPTASPPIHHFSSSSARRSTKKSAAKAPMHSSILAAKAPMDSSREPFYVIRKGDVIGIYKTLSDCQAQVSNSVCDPPVTVYKGYSLRKETEEYLAARGLRNAVYSIDAADARDELFGDLVPCPFQQPDETKQSTLKMSQEMETRLSQHSKAADLETLPDSELSCILEFDGACKGNPGKSGAGVIIRRLDGSVIALLREGLGVMTNNAAEYRALILGLNYASKKGFKYIRCQGDSKLVCNQVRGDWRARSYNMAVLCDIAKELKETFLTFQINHVLREFNSDADVQANFGTQLAVDEVQELSVC, encoded by the exons ATGGTGATTTGGAGTTGCTCTTCTTGTCTCCGTGGATTCATTCCCAGAGCGGCATGGAGGAGGCACTACCCACTCTTGTCTCCCAGGCCTACTGCATCGCCGCCTATCCAccacttctcctcctcctccgctcgACGGTCCACCAAGAAATCTGCCGCAAAGGCGCCAATGCACTCCTCCATTCTTGCCGCAAAGGCGCCAATGGACTCTTCCAGAGAGCCCTTCTATGTCATCCGCAAAGGGGATGTCATTGGCATCTACAAGACCCTCAGTGATTGCCAAGCCCAAGTCAGCAATTCG GTATGTGACCCTCCAGTCACTGTCTACAAAGGCTATTCTCTGCGTAAAGAAACTGAGGAATATCTTGCTGCGCGTGGGTTAAGGAACGCTGTCTATTCCATTGATGCAGCAGATGCAAGGGACGAATTGTTTGGCGATCTGGTTCCCTGCCCTTTCCAG CAAcctgatgaaaccaaacaatcTACTTTGAAAATGTCACAGGAGATG GAAACCAGACTGTCACAGCATTCCAAAGCTGCTGATCTGGAAACATTACCTGATAGTGAA CtctcttgtattcttgaatttgACGGAGCTTGTAAAGGAAATCCTGGGAAATCAGGTGCTGGAGTCATAATTCGGCGGTTAGATGGATCTGTG ATTGCTCTACTACGTGAGGGTTTGGGTGTTATGACCAACAACGCTGCTGAATATCGTGCATTGATCCTGGGGCTAAATTATGCTTCCAAGAAGGGATTCAAGTATATTCGTTGTCAAGGTGATTCTAAGCTTGTCTGTAACCAG GTTCGAGGTGACTGGCGTGCTAGGAGTTATAATATGGCTGTCTTGTGCGATATAGCCAAGGAACTAAAGGAAACATTTCTTACATTTcaaatcaaccatgttttgagg GAATTCAACTCGGATGCTGACGTTCAAGCTAACTTTGGAACCCAACTTGCTG TTGATGAAGTTCAAGAGCTGTCCGTTTGTTGA